The following coding sequences lie in one Streptomyces sp. NBC_00510 genomic window:
- the dapA gene encoding 4-hydroxy-tetrahydrodipicolinate synthase: MAPTSTPQTPFGRVLTAMVTPFTADGALDLDGAQQLAAHLVEAGNDGLVVNGTTGESPTTSDVEKEQLVRAVLEAVGDRAFVVAGVGTNDTHHTVELARQAERAGAHGLLTVTPYYNKPPQEGLYRHFTAVADATGLPVMLYDIPGRSGVAIETETLVRLAEHPRIVANKDAKGDLAAASWAISRSGLAWYSGDDMLNLPLLSVGAAGFVSVVGHLVSPELRALLEAYLSGDIHKAAEIHQKLLPVFTGVFRTQGVITTKAALALQGLPGGPLRLPLVELGEAATAQLKQDLAAGGVQL, encoded by the coding sequence ATGGCTCCGACCTCCACCCCGCAGACCCCCTTCGGGCGGGTCCTGACCGCAATGGTCACGCCGTTCACCGCGGACGGCGCCCTCGACCTCGACGGCGCGCAGCAGCTCGCCGCCCACCTCGTCGAGGCAGGCAACGACGGCCTGGTCGTCAACGGCACCACCGGTGAGTCGCCGACCACCAGCGACGTGGAGAAAGAGCAGCTCGTCCGGGCCGTACTGGAGGCGGTGGGCGACCGCGCCTTCGTCGTCGCCGGCGTCGGCACCAACGACACCCACCACACCGTCGAGCTGGCCCGCCAGGCGGAGCGCGCCGGTGCCCACGGCCTGCTCACGGTGACGCCGTACTACAACAAGCCCCCGCAGGAGGGCCTGTACCGGCACTTCACCGCCGTCGCGGACGCCACCGGTCTGCCGGTGATGCTCTACGACATCCCCGGCCGCAGCGGCGTCGCGATCGAGACCGAGACCCTCGTCCGGCTCGCCGAGCACCCCCGGATCGTCGCCAACAAGGACGCCAAGGGCGACCTCGCCGCCGCGAGCTGGGCCATCAGCCGCAGCGGCCTCGCCTGGTACTCCGGCGACGACATGCTCAACCTGCCGCTGCTCTCCGTCGGCGCCGCCGGCTTCGTCTCCGTCGTGGGACATCTGGTCAGCCCTGAGCTACGGGCCCTCCTCGAGGCGTATCTCTCGGGTGACATCCACAAGGCGGCCGAGATCCACCAGAAGCTGCTCCCGGTCTTCACCGGCGTCTTCCGCACCCAGGGCGTCATCACCACCAAGGCCGCCCTGGCCCTGCAGGGGCTGCCCGGCGGCCCGCTCCGGCTCCCGCTCGTGGAGCTCGGCGAGGCCGCGACGGCACAGCTGAAGCAGGATCTCGCCGCCGGCGGGGTACAGCTGTAA
- the thyX gene encoding FAD-dependent thymidylate synthase, with protein sequence MTDISADDSVQFRDDVTVELVKHSAADSDVLWAARVSTAGEQSLAELTKDPERSKGLINYLMRDRHGSPFEHNSMTFFISAPIFVFREFMRHRVGWSYNEESGRYRELQPVFYVPSTERKLVQQGRPGKYEFVHGSPEQHQAAVDAMEASYRHSYEAYQKMLAAGVAREVARATLPVGLFSSMYATCNARSLMHFLGLRTQHELAKVPSFPQREIEMVGERMEAEWAKLMPLTHAAFNANGRVAP encoded by the coding sequence GTGACCGACATCTCCGCCGACGACTCCGTGCAGTTCCGCGACGACGTGACCGTCGAGCTCGTCAAGCACAGCGCCGCCGACTCCGACGTGCTGTGGGCCGCCCGGGTCTCCACGGCCGGCGAGCAGTCCCTGGCGGAGCTGACGAAGGACCCGGAGCGCTCCAAGGGCCTGATCAATTACCTCATGCGGGACCGCCACGGCAGCCCCTTCGAGCACAACTCCATGACCTTCTTCATCAGCGCCCCGATCTTCGTCTTCCGCGAGTTCATGCGCCACCGCGTCGGATGGTCGTACAACGAGGAATCCGGCCGGTACCGCGAGCTGCAGCCGGTCTTCTACGTGCCGTCCACGGAGCGCAAGCTGGTGCAGCAGGGCCGCCCCGGGAAGTACGAGTTCGTGCACGGGTCCCCGGAGCAGCACCAGGCCGCCGTGGACGCCATGGAGGCCTCCTACCGGCATTCCTACGAGGCCTACCAGAAGATGCTGGCGGCCGGCGTCGCCCGCGAGGTCGCCCGGGCCACCCTGCCGGTCGGCCTGTTCTCGTCGATGTACGCCACCTGCAACGCCCGCTCGCTGATGCACTTCCTCGGCCTGCGCACCCAGCACGAGCTCGCCAAGGTCCCGTCCTTCCCGCAGCGGGAGATCGAGATGGTCGGGGAGCGGATGGAAGCCGAATGGGCGAAGCTCATGCCGCTCACCCACGCCGCCTTCAACGCCAACGGCCGGGTCGCTCCGTAG